From a region of the Bacteroidota bacterium genome:
- a CDS encoding ABC transporter permease, with protein sequence MKDFWNKYKKNKLAVFGLGWIVLCILISVFAYIIAPDNSANGNDIQLLIALQKPGFKVDGVLLKKEKPIAQNLFAILLNGKEQEFEFKPMKKYQLNENNKKLEYAEYTTTDDTTHIYHTVAFDKLYNITEPIKTNYYILGTDRFGRDLLSRLLIGARVSLSVGFIAVSISLLLGLVLGLLAGYYRGSTDYIISWLINVIWSLPTLLIVVSITLALGKGFWQVFVAVGLTMWVEVARVVRGQVFSIREKEYIEAARTIGASNTRIIFKHILPNVTGPLVVICAANFATAILLEAGLSFLGLGVQPPEPSWGMMIKEHYNYVVMDHAYLAMVPGLAIMFLVMAFNYVGMGLRDVWDVKG encoded by the coding sequence ATGAAAGATTTTTGGAATAAATATAAAAAGAATAAACTCGCAGTCTTTGGATTGGGATGGATTGTATTATGTATTTTAATTTCTGTATTTGCGTATATAATAGCTCCCGATAATTCTGCAAATGGTAATGATATACAGTTGTTGATAGCCTTGCAGAAGCCCGGTTTTAAAGTGGACGGGGTATTACTTAAAAAAGAAAAACCCATTGCTCAAAATCTATTTGCTATATTATTGAACGGAAAAGAGCAAGAGTTTGAATTTAAGCCCATGAAAAAATATCAACTCAACGAAAATAATAAAAAACTTGAGTATGCCGAGTATACGACCACTGACGATACCACCCATATATATCATACAGTTGCCTTCGACAAATTATATAATATAACCGAACCAATAAAAACCAATTATTATATATTGGGAACAGACAGATTTGGACGAGACTTACTAAGCCGACTTCTTATTGGTGCAAGGGTTTCATTGTCGGTTGGTTTTATTGCAGTTTCTATTTCATTATTGCTTGGCTTGGTATTGGGATTACTTGCAGGTTATTATAGAGGCTCCACCGATTATATAATAAGTTGGTTGATCAATGTGATTTGGTCGTTGCCCACTTTGCTAATTGTAGTATCTATTACATTGGCATTAGGCAAAGGTTTTTGGCAAGTATTTGTAGCAGTAGGATTAACCATGTGGGTAGAGGTAGCAAGGGTTGTCCGTGGGCAAGTATTTAGCATACGTGAAAAAGAATATATTGAAGCAGCTCGCACAATTGGAGCCAGCAATACCCGCATCATATTCAAACATATATTGCCCAATGTAACCGGACCCTTGGTAGTAATATGTGCAGCAAATTTTGCTACCGCTATATTATTAGAAGCAGGTCTCAGTTTTCTGGGATTGGGTGTTCAACCACCAGAACCATCATGGGGAATGATGATTAAAGAACATTATAATTATGTGGTAATGGATCATGCTTATTTGGCAATGGTACCAGGACTAGCTATCATGTTTTTAGTAATGGCATTTAATTATGTGGGAATGGGCTTGCGAGATGTGTGGGATGTGAAAGGGTGA
- a CDS encoding carboxy terminal-processing peptidase: MQKIKLLVLFIGFTQFGFAGDTSSVFPKKLYPEPQHGRTEMIIADVLSHNHYNRIVIDDNYSLKVYEKYLQTLDDGRQYFLLSDIKSFDKYKTQLDDELLSGNSEAGFYIYNTHLIRIASRVDFVKNLLKDTFSFSKEDYFQFDREKLPWFEDEAEQNIWWTKKVKYEALLMKLSGKNGSEINETLLKRYNNFRTQMSKIKSEDAFSSFMNAFTGCVDPHTDYFSPRVAEDFHVNMSQQLKGIGATLTLDGEYTKVRELVKGGPADRSKAIFDGDKIVGVGQGKEGELVDVVGWRLDDVVALIRGEKDTWVKLQIIPKTAGPTDPRKTIEIKRDIIRLEEQRAKCEIKNLKRGKKDYKIGVINLPVFYQGTTADVKKLLDSLKGEKIQALVFDLRNNTGGSLQEAITLSGLFIRKGPVVQVKNLYGQIEVDEDRDTNLNYAGPMTVLVNRGSASASEIFAAALQDYHRALIVGERTYGKGTVQNLLDMNQFSESNVAGPKMGEIKPTIAKFYRITGGSTQHRGVIPDVQFPSLIDSTLFGESADPYALPYDEIPPSQFVQYTDLDKFKTSLLDDHQKRMDNNTEFLYLEEDYEEKEKQKEEKLLPLLLTAAQAQVDKRKEKENVRNAKRKLDKSAKVEKTKNGEEEISDAGKYDLIMDEGTQILEDYLELAKSTNK; the protein is encoded by the coding sequence ATGCAAAAAATAAAACTATTAGTCCTGTTTATTGGATTTACACAATTTGGATTTGCAGGTGATACAAGTAGTGTATTCCCTAAAAAATTATATCCCGAGCCGCAACATGGGCGTACCGAAATGATTATAGCGGATGTCCTGTCACATAATCATTATAATAGGATTGTGATAGATGATAATTATTCTCTAAAAGTATATGAAAAATATTTGCAAACACTGGATGATGGGAGGCAATATTTTCTGCTTTCTGATATCAAATCTTTTGATAAATATAAGACCCAACTGGATGATGAACTGTTGTCGGGCAATAGCGAAGCGGGTTTTTATATATATAATACGCACTTAATTAGAATAGCTAGTAGGGTCGATTTTGTTAAGAACTTGCTTAAAGACACTTTTAGTTTTAGCAAGGAAGATTATTTTCAATTCGATAGAGAAAAGTTGCCTTGGTTCGAGGACGAAGCGGAACAGAATATTTGGTGGACTAAGAAAGTAAAATATGAAGCACTACTAATGAAATTGTCTGGCAAAAATGGTTCGGAAATAAATGAAACTTTGTTGAAACGATATAATAATTTTCGTACGCAAATGTCGAAAATAAAAAGCGAGGATGCCTTTTCTTCCTTTATGAATGCCTTTACGGGTTGTGTGGATCCGCATACAGATTATTTTTCGCCCCGTGTTGCAGAAGACTTTCATGTAAACATGTCGCAGCAGCTTAAAGGCATTGGAGCCACACTCACACTCGATGGAGAATATACCAAAGTACGCGAACTAGTGAAGGGTGGCCCTGCCGATAGAAGTAAAGCTATTTTTGATGGTGACAAGATTGTGGGTGTAGGGCAAGGCAAAGAAGGAGAATTGGTTGATGTAGTGGGGTGGCGACTGGATGATGTGGTTGCTCTTATAAGAGGAGAAAAAGATACTTGGGTAAAACTGCAAATTATACCCAAAACCGCTGGTCCAACTGATCCAAGAAAAACCATTGAAATTAAAAGAGATATTATTAGACTGGAAGAACAACGTGCAAAATGTGAGATAAAAAATTTGAAACGGGGTAAAAAAGATTACAAAATTGGCGTCATTAATTTGCCCGTATTCTATCAAGGAACTACTGCCGATGTAAAAAAATTATTGGACTCTTTGAAGGGTGAGAAAATACAAGCACTCGTTTTCGATTTGCGTAATAATACTGGAGGTTCTTTACAAGAAGCGATAACCTTATCCGGATTATTTATAAGGAAAGGGCCAGTGGTGCAAGTAAAAAACCTTTATGGACAAATAGAAGTTGATGAAGACCGAGATACCAATCTAAATTATGCAGGCCCCATGACTGTGCTAGTAAATCGTGGCAGTGCTTCTGCATCAGAAATTTTTGCTGCTGCATTGCAAGATTATCATAGGGCTTTGATAGTAGGTGAGCGTACTTATGGCAAAGGAACAGTGCAAAACCTATTGGACATGAATCAGTTCAGTGAGAGCAATGTGGCCGGCCCTAAAATGGGAGAAATAAAACCCACCATTGCCAAGTTTTATAGAATTACCGGTGGCAGCACACAGCACCGAGGTGTAATACCCGATGTACAATTTCCTTCTTTAATAGACTCAACCTTGTTTGGCGAAAGTGCCGATCCTTATGCGTTGCCGTATGATGAAATTCCTCCGTCACAGTTTGTGCAGTACACCGACCTTGATAAATTTAAAACCTCTTTATTAGACGACCATCAAAAACGGATGGACAATAATACTGAATTCTTATACTTGGAGGAAGACTATGAAGAAAAAGAAAAACAGAAAGAAGAAAAACTTCTACCCTTGCTACTAACTGCCGCACAAGCCCAAGTAGATAAGCGTAAAGAAAAAGAAAATGTGAGGAATGCCAAACGCAAACTCGATAAAAGTGCAAAGGTTGAAAAAACAAAAAATGGTGAAGAAGAAATTAGCGATGCTGGCAAATATGATTTGATAATGGACGAAGGAACACAGATTTTGGAAGATTACCTCGAATTGGCAAAATCAACAAACAAATGA